Proteins encoded within one genomic window of Comamonas endophytica:
- a CDS encoding nucleoside 2-deoxyribosyltransferase: protein MSVYLAGPEVFYPDARAHGRRMQAVCSEAGFTGLFPLDAQAERQSLAIYQANRQLIDRADAVVANLRDFRGFEPDSGTVWEASYALARGKPVVGYCPTPATIAQRLQASPHGQLFDAQCEVEDFGLPLNLMLAHSLSAVAFGSEDGFLGLKAALARLRQLTQEFSG, encoded by the coding sequence TTGAGCGTCTATCTTGCCGGACCCGAAGTGTTCTATCCCGATGCGCGCGCACATGGGCGGCGCATGCAGGCGGTCTGCAGCGAAGCCGGCTTCACCGGGCTGTTTCCGCTCGATGCACAGGCCGAGAGGCAATCGCTGGCCATCTATCAGGCCAACCGCCAGCTCATCGACCGAGCCGACGCGGTGGTCGCCAACCTGCGCGACTTTCGGGGTTTCGAACCCGACAGCGGCACGGTCTGGGAGGCCTCCTATGCGCTGGCCCGGGGCAAGCCGGTCGTGGGCTACTGCCCGACGCCGGCCACGATCGCGCAGCGGCTGCAGGCCAGCCCCCATGGCCAGTTGTTCGATGCGCAATGCGAGGTCGAGGATTTCGGCTTGCCGCTGAATCTGATGCTGGCCCATAGCCTCAGCGCCGTGGCCTTTGGCAGCGAGGATGGTTTCCTGGGCCTGAAGGCCGCACTGGCACGGTTACGTCAGTTGACACAGGAATTTAGCGGCTAA
- a CDS encoding transcriptional repressor gene korB, translated as MKIAAKKQTAAGKASAMAMGGLGLEEMGDLSALLAGPEAQAAGGGPLALEIALIDEDPHQPRTKDNPGFSEQSLEELAASIRLRGVKTPISVRENPEAPGRYLINHGARRFRGAQRAGLDSIPGFIDNDYNEADQVVENLQRNELTAREIADFIGRELAKGVKKGDIAKAISKSPAFISQHVTLLDLPEPLAQVFNSGRVRDVTVVNELMTAYKKTPQDVSAWLGDASQEITRGTVKLLREFLDAKDAPAPMAGAAPAPGPNGHAAPPAAASAAAASAAAASAAAASAAAASAAAALAAKGGKIAAAEKLRKAVVHVRHEDRIARLMLERRPPAEGVAWLQYIDDGRELQASLQHVTLVALLEG; from the coding sequence ATGAAAATTGCAGCGAAGAAGCAAACTGCGGCTGGCAAGGCATCCGCCATGGCAATGGGCGGCCTGGGCCTGGAGGAAATGGGCGACCTGTCGGCACTGCTCGCGGGCCCCGAGGCGCAGGCCGCAGGCGGCGGACCGCTGGCCCTGGAGATCGCGCTGATCGACGAGGACCCGCACCAGCCGCGCACCAAGGACAACCCGGGCTTTTCCGAGCAGAGCCTCGAGGAGCTGGCGGCTTCGATCCGCCTGCGCGGGGTCAAGACGCCGATTTCGGTGCGCGAGAACCCCGAGGCACCCGGCCGCTACCTGATCAACCACGGTGCGCGGCGTTTTCGCGGCGCGCAGCGCGCGGGGCTGGACAGCATTCCGGGCTTCATCGACAACGATTACAACGAAGCCGACCAGGTCGTCGAGAATCTGCAGCGCAACGAGCTGACGGCGCGCGAGATTGCCGACTTCATCGGCCGCGAGCTGGCCAAGGGCGTCAAGAAGGGCGACATCGCCAAGGCCATCAGCAAGTCGCCGGCGTTCATTTCGCAGCATGTGACGCTGCTGGACCTGCCCGAGCCGCTGGCCCAGGTCTTCAATTCGGGCCGGGTGCGCGATGTGACCGTGGTCAACGAGCTGATGACGGCCTACAAGAAGACGCCGCAGGACGTGAGCGCCTGGCTGGGCGATGCCAGCCAGGAAATCACGCGTGGCACGGTCAAGCTGCTGCGCGAGTTCCTGGACGCCAAGGACGCGCCGGCGCCGATGGCCGGTGCCGCTCCCGCGCCCGGACCCAATGGCCATGCCGCACCCCCGGCCGCGGCATCGGCTGCCGCAGCATCGGCTGCCGCAGCATCGGCTGCCGCAGCATCGGCTGCCGCAGCATCGGCTGCCGCAGCCCTCGCGGCCAAGGGCGGCAAGATTGCGGCGGCGGAAAAGCTCAGGAAAGCCGTGGTGCACGTGCGCCACGAGGACCGCATCGCGCGCCTGATGCTCGAGCGCCGCCCGCCTGCCGAAGGGGTGGCGTGGCTCCAGTACATCGATGACGGCCGTGAACTGCAGGCCAGCCTGCAGCATGTGACGCTGGTGGCGTTGCTCGAAGGCTAG
- a CDS encoding ParA family protein has translation MKTLVVAQQKGGVGKTSSVVHLAFDFLERGLSVAVIDLDTQANASYTLGQYRIEARASQLFGPVPADGWQQAAQAEGDGPRLVLIEADPELANAVFLPLPKAKKNMKANIEALADQGFDICLIDTAPGLGVALVAALYAADCVLSPIELEAYSIQGIKMMLTTIMNVRKENKSLQFLGMVPSKVDARNPRHVRHLAELKAAYPQLIVPVSIGLRSSIADALASGVPVWKIRKTAARKATQEVRSLAAHVFEKMEIAQ, from the coding sequence ATGAAGACCTTGGTCGTAGCACAGCAAAAAGGCGGAGTCGGCAAGACCTCCAGCGTGGTGCACCTGGCGTTTGACTTTCTCGAGCGTGGCCTCAGCGTGGCGGTGATCGATCTCGACACCCAGGCCAATGCTTCCTACACGCTGGGGCAATACCGGATCGAGGCGCGGGCCAGCCAACTGTTCGGCCCGGTACCGGCCGACGGTTGGCAGCAGGCGGCACAGGCCGAGGGCGACGGCCCGCGCCTGGTGCTGATCGAGGCCGACCCGGAGCTGGCCAACGCTGTCTTCCTGCCGCTGCCCAAGGCCAAGAAGAACATGAAAGCGAACATCGAGGCGCTGGCGGACCAGGGCTTCGATATCTGCCTGATCGACACCGCACCGGGCCTGGGCGTGGCGCTGGTGGCGGCGCTGTATGCCGCGGACTGCGTGCTGTCGCCCATCGAACTCGAGGCCTACAGCATCCAGGGCATCAAGATGATGCTCACCACCATCATGAACGTGCGCAAGGAAAACAAGTCGCTGCAGTTCCTGGGCATGGTGCCGTCCAAGGTGGATGCCAGGAACCCGCGCCACGTGCGCCATCTGGCCGAGCTCAAGGCGGCCTACCCCCAATTGATCGTACCGGTCAGCATCGGCCTGCGCAGCAGCATCGCCGATGCGCTGGCTTCCGGTGTGCCGGTATGGAAGATCCGCAAGACCGCCGCCCGCAAGGCCACGCAGGAAGTGCGCAGCCTGGCGGCCCATGTCTTTGAAAAAATGGAGATTGCGCAATGA
- a CDS encoding TrfB-related DNA-binding protein, which yields MGKRLSEAQFQQCIDGLDVGAQTLEIAHGVLVRGLTQASFVQTLGLSKGAVSQAVQRIWRAHIPAGHERVSAVLPQHQAFIVKQWAEHAKARNNGSKI from the coding sequence ATGGGAAAACGGCTTAGCGAGGCGCAGTTTCAGCAATGCATCGACGGCCTGGACGTGGGCGCGCAGACGTTGGAAATCGCCCATGGCGTGCTGGTGCGCGGGCTGACCCAGGCTTCGTTCGTGCAGACCCTGGGCCTGAGCAAGGGGGCGGTGTCCCAGGCAGTGCAGCGCATCTGGCGCGCGCACATTCCCGCCGGTCACGAGCGGGTGTCCGCCGTGCTGCCGCAGCACCAGGCATTCATCGTCAAGCAATGGGCCGAGCATGCGAAGGCCAGGAACAACGGATCAAAAATATGA
- a CDS encoding anti-sigma factor encodes MNQNNSENFPLDGDAQLQALAGEYVLGTLTQEERREVEARLPGNPALREAVAAWEQRFVPLLSLVEPVAPPEYLWQRIARSLELQRAPAAPARARPLPWWRDLESLRLWRGLAAGGFALASLLAALLVVQAAAPQPGTRYMVVLVAPGDRAPGWVMQTSSAKRIELIPLVAAEIPEDKALELWTKADSWNTPVSLGLVEPGQSVQIPLDRIPGVQPNQLFELTLEPRTGSPTGRPTGPIHFIGRSVKVS; translated from the coding sequence ATGAACCAGAACAACTCCGAGAATTTTCCGCTGGATGGCGACGCGCAGCTGCAGGCGCTGGCTGGTGAATATGTGCTGGGTACGTTGACACAGGAAGAGCGCCGGGAGGTCGAGGCACGGCTGCCAGGCAACCCTGCCCTGCGCGAGGCCGTGGCGGCCTGGGAGCAGCGTTTCGTGCCGCTGCTGTCATTGGTCGAGCCGGTCGCGCCCCCCGAGTATCTGTGGCAGCGCATTGCGCGCAGCCTGGAGCTGCAGCGTGCACCCGCGGCCCCCGCACGCGCCAGGCCACTGCCGTGGTGGCGCGACTTGGAGTCGCTGCGATTGTGGCGCGGACTGGCGGCGGGCGGCTTCGCGCTGGCATCGCTGCTGGCCGCGCTGCTGGTCGTGCAGGCGGCGGCGCCGCAGCCCGGCACGCGCTACATGGTGGTGCTGGTGGCTCCTGGCGACCGCGCGCCCGGCTGGGTCATGCAGACCAGCAGCGCCAAGCGCATCGAACTGATTCCGTTGGTCGCGGCAGAAATTCCCGAGGACAAGGCACTGGAGCTGTGGACCAAGGCCGACAGCTGGAACACACCGGTATCGCTGGGCCTGGTCGAGCCCGGACAGAGCGTGCAGATTCCGCTGGACCGGATCCCGGGTGTGCAGCCGAACCAGCTGTTCGAGCTGACGCTCGAGCCGCGCACCGGCTCGCCCACGGGCCGTCCGACCGGGCCGATCCATTTCATCGGCCGTTCGGTGAAGGTTTCCTGA